In Cyclopterus lumpus isolate fCycLum1 chromosome 17, fCycLum1.pri, whole genome shotgun sequence, a genomic segment contains:
- the LOC117746370 gene encoding protein crumbs homolog 1-like, with protein MLRFSVQVWMLWSLYAGTFSDEDINACEQQPCQNGGLCESHNRGFRCRCSQQSQNGRLYGGENCTTALSGCDDNQCENGGICSPLYPDQHTCICLAGFTGPQCQTPTVFSLESRGFMYIETQLLDPEVPLNVTFSFRNARPVGTLLQRRVDDLLLSLELMDGHLSLRSLRGKGSSTLVQELPEFLSNNKWHTVEASLGGVVSLIRLLCTKGSCTRDSSAEVQLLEQASALPDPGTVRQSLFIGAIGGNWGSGRVADDADYPPSFLGCFRDVFVDSHLVLPAVLPDDSNVQENVTLGCSDKDKCDDSPCQNRGRCVSQGWRNYMCECHRPYEGNNCADEYITARFGGKDLESFAVFSLDDDPNDTVTISMFIRTRQSSGLLLILANRTSQYLRLWLEEGEVKVQVNNFETLAGRGAVSDGHFHMVTVKLEGMVAMLFLSAHRRGSMPIRPIQTHPGDLVFVGGLPDSRATASFGGYFKGCVQDLRINSKRLQFYPIATPVESHSLEQLVKVAQGCSSDDACAVNPCLNGGVCYSMWDDFICNCPPNTAGQRCEEVKWCERSPCPVSAICQHRSQGFECLSNVTFRVESSILHYRSNGKIKSSLGSVSLSFRTRQSSATLMHAQRGSDYLTVSLLNAHVVVALQYGAGKDFCKVTVQSKGPISDGGWHTVELRMENQTLPTSTWILTVDGGKEEQGVSKTAAGNLDFLREGADIFLGGLSMDTGVNLSGCLGPVEIGGFPLPFYLNTDLNLPRPQAEQFAMMNGDADPRYGCWGASVCAPNPCSNDGVCEDSFDLHHCTCPSEWTGPLCQDLTDACISSPCIYGNCIKVQGGFECVCEPGYRGIRCEAEADMCENSNCSQGASCLKGFNSYACLCPQNLTGEYCEENIPEIPWYIETNPLPQLPVSTCTGTRWNYNCFNGGNCSEADDSCYCLSGFAGQWCEKDVDECASEPCMNGGFCLNYVNRFECVCDMDHSGIHCQMDVSDFYLYLFLGLWQNLFQLVSYLVIRLDDEPEVEWVIHIND; from the exons ATGTTGAGATTCAGTGTGCAAGTGTGGATGTTATGGTCGCTATATGCAG GCACTTTCTCCGATGAGGACATCAACGCATGTGAACAGCAGCCATGTCAAAATGGCGGTCTATGTGAGAGCCACAATAGAGGTTTCCGATGCCGTTGCTCCCAACAAAGCCAAAACGGGCGCCTATACGGAGGAGAGAACTGCACAACGGCACTTTCAGGGTGTGATGACAACCAATGTGAGAATGGAGGAATATGCTCCCCCCTCTACCCAGATCAGCACACATGCATCTGCCTTGCTGGCTTCACAGGCCCTCAATGCCAGACCCCCACCGTCTTCTCACTTGAATCCCGAGGCTTCATGTACATAGAGACTCAGCTTCTAGACCCGGAGGTTCCTCTCAATGTGACATTCAGCTTCAGGAACGCACGACCAGTCGGCACCCTCTTGCAGCGCAGAGTGGACGACCTGCTCCTCAGCCTCGAGCTGATGGACGGGCATCTTTCTCTCCGCAGTCTGAGAGGTAAAGGCTCCAGCACGCTGGTTCAGGAGCTGCCAGAGTTCTTGTCCAACAACAAGTGGCACACAGTTGAAGCATCTCTGGGTGGCGTGGTCAGCCTCATACGGCTGCTCTGCACTAAAGGAAGCTGCACCAGAGACTCCAGCGCTGAAGTCCAGCTGCTTGAGCAAGCCTCTGCTCTCCCTGACCCGGGAACAGTTCGTCAGAGTCTCTTCATAGGAGCAATCGGTGGGAACTGGGGTTCGGGCAGAGTAGCAGATGACGCAGACTACCCGCCTTCTTTTCTGGGCTGCTTCAGAGATGTGTTTGTGGACTCACATCTGGTTTTGCCCGCTGTATTACCGGATGATTCAAACGTCCAGGAAAACGTCACTTTGGGATGCAGCGACAAAGACAAGTGCGATGACAGCCCGTGTCAGAACCGAGGGCGCTGTGTCAGCCAGGGCTGGAGGAACTACATGTGTGAGTGCCACAGGCCATACGAGGGAAACAACTGTGCAGATG AGTATATAACAGCAAGGTTTGGGGGAAAAGACCTGGAGAGTTTTGCTGTCTTCTCATTGGACGATGACCCAAATGATACTGTGACTATATCCATGTTCATTCGCACCAGACAATCCAGTGGCCTGCTCCTCATACTGGCCAACAGAACAAGTCAGTACCTCCGCCTGTGGCTGGAAGAGggagaggtcaaagttcaggtCAACAACTTTGAGACCCTCGCTGGTCGGGGAGCGGTTAGCGATGGTCATTTCCATATGGTGACTGTGAAGCTGGAAGGAATGGTAGCCATGTTGTTCCTGTCAGCCCACAGGCGGGGCTCTATGCCCATTAGGCCCATCCAGACCCATCCCGGGGATCTGGTTTTCGTTGGGGGGCTACCAGACTCAAGGGCCACTGCCTCGTTTGGTGGCTACTTTAAGGGATGTGTCCAGGACCTGAGGATTAACAGCAAACGACTGCAGTTCTATCCCATCGCCACTCCAGTGGAATCTCACAGCCTCGAACAACTCGTCAAAGTTGCACAAGGATGCAGCAGTGACGACGCCTGCGCT GTCAACCCCTGTCTCAATGGAGGAGTGTGCTACTCCATGTGGGACGATTTCATCTGTAACTGCCCCCCCAACACTGCAGGGCAGCGCTGCGAGGAGGTGAAGTGGTGTGAGCGGTCTCCCTGCCCCGTCTCGGCTATTTGTCAACACCGCTCTCAGGGCTTCGAGT GTTTGTCTAATGTGACATTTCGGGTTGAAAGCAGTATTTTGCACTACCGTAGCAACGGGAAGATTAAGAGCAGCCTCGGCAGCGTCTCCCTCAGCTTTCGCACAAGACAGTCCAGTGCCACCTTGATGCATGCACAGAGGGGCTCCGACTACCTCACCGTCTCCCTCCTGAATGCTCATGTGGTCGTGGCGCTCCAGTACGGGGCTGGCAAGGATTTCTGCAAGGTGACAGTTCAAAGCAAGGGTCCAATCAGTGATGGAGGGTGGCACACTGTGGAGCTCAGGATGGAGAACCAGACACTCCCGACTTCCACGTGGATCTTGACTGTGGATGGAGGCAAGGAGGAGCAAGGCGTGTCCAAAACAGCTGCGGGGAACTTGGATTTTCTTCGGGAGGGTGCAGACATTTTTCTGGGAGGACTGAGCATGGACACCGGAGTGAACCTATCCGGCTGTTTGGGCCCGGTGGAGATTGGAGGCTTTCCTCTCCCTTTCTACTTGAACACAGACTTAAACCTCCCGAGACCTCAGGCGGAGCAGTTTGCGATGATGAACGGCGACGCTGACCCACGATACGGCTGCTGGGGAGCCAGTGTGTGTGCCCCCAACCCTTGCAGTAACGACGGTGTGTGTGAGGACTCGTTTGACCTGCACCACTGCACATGTCCCTCAGAGTGGACGGGGCCACTTTGTCAAGACCTAACAGACGCCTGCATCTCCAGCCCCTGCATCTATGGCAACTGCATCAAGGTGCAGGGGGGattcgagtgtgtgtgtgagccggGGTACCGTGGTATACGGTGTGAGGCGGAAGCGGATATGTGTGAAAACAGCAACTGTAGCCAAGGCGCCTCGTGCCTCAAAGGTTTCAATAGCTACGCCTGTCTCTGCCCTCAGAATCTGACGGGAGAGTACTGCGA ggagaacattcctgaaatCCCATGGTACATTGAGACCAATCC ACTTCCTCAGTTGCCTGTATCTACGTGCACGGGTACAAGATGGAACTACAACTGCTTTAATGGAGGAAATTGCTCAGAAGCAGATGACAGTTGTTACTGCCTGTCTGGGTTCGCAGGACAGTG GTGTGAGAAGGATGTGGATGAATGTGCCTCGGAGCCGTGTATGAACGGAGGCTTCTGTCTCAACTACGTGAAcagatttgagtgtgtgtgtgatatggaTCACTCGGGAATACACTGCCAAATGGACGTCAGCGACTTCTACCTGTACCTTTTCTTGGGCCTGTGGCAGAACCTCTTCCAGCTGGTGTCCTACCTCGTGATACGCCTTGACGATGAGCCAGAAGTTGAGTGGGTCATCCACATCAACGATTAG
- the LOC117747072 gene encoding sentrin-specific protease 5-like isoform X1 — translation MHRLRSHGGNAKYLKKINEFLSAVKGVSHHSRRAKRRMCCKLQLWMWRKRREKCRCGIFRSKIRACGISSGTCHSVKTQSQENKSIVPMHHTPDLENSPLGCDTGESDTLRGQNSLLKLSDSVSLSETLIASTSLHHLVMDTNVSAGNLSKIVPTAMVPSQKTETSVQLSKITEPLKRSHTVKPPLSTDSDACVLPAHFKEPRTMIPVQKLEVDGPSGQFTPVTPGQDQATNRGTDERIISKNTSQTDVSLLRKEIHEFLEDFYRMYGCFIPLQRRDVLRHLERKFNTDVSDRKSFIFSEVIKSRTSIIEKTVPSFQVVYKKHTLTLDDLSTLANQNWLNDQVMNMYGELILESADHKVHFLNSFFHRQLMTKGYEGVKRWTKQVDLFSKSLLLVPIHLEVHWCLVTADIKKKKICLYDSQGHALQKVARNILKYLMTEAKEKKQADFESGWAVSYNEITPQQTNENDCGVFVLEYCRCLALTKPLQFSQRHIPKIRKRIYKELCDSSREQKLFNSLPALSATADPLIVS, via the exons ATGCACCGACTACGGAGCCACGGGGGCAACGCAAAGTAcctcaagaaaataaatgaattcctATCTGCAGTCAAGGGAGTTTCTCATCACTCCAGACGAGCCAAGAGACGCATGTGTTGTAAATTACAGCTTTGGatgtggagaaagaggagggagaaatgTCGTTGTGGGATATTCAGATCAAAGATAAGAGCTTGTGGGATCAGCTCTGGGACCTGCCACAGTGTAAAGACACAATCACAGGAAAATAAAAGCATAGTCCCAATGCACCACACACCAGACCTAGAAAATTCACCTCTCGGATGCGATACAGGAGAGTCAGACACTCTCAGAGGGCAGAATTCCCTACTGAAGCTTAGTGactctgtcagtctgtcagaaACATTGATTGCTTCCACTTCCTTGCACCATCTGGTTATGGACACAAATGTTTCTGCGGGTAATTTAAGTAAAATCGTGCCCACAGCTATGGTGCCATCTCAGAAAACTGAAACTTCTGTACAACTCAGTAAAATTACAGAGCCTTTAAAACGTTCTCACACTGTCAAACCCCCGTTGAGTACAGACAGCGATGCATGTGTGTTACctgcacattttaaagaacCAAGGACAATGATACCGGTTCAAAAGCTCGAGGTTGACGGCCCATCAGGACAATTCACTCCTGTCACTCCAGGTCAGGACCAGGCTACAAACAGAGGCACTGATGAGAGAATCATCAGTAAAAATACTTCTCAAACTGATGTCAGCCTACTGAGAAAAGAAATccatg AATTTCTTGAAGACTTCTACAGGATGTATGGATGTTTCATCCCGTTACAAAGGAGAGACGTGTTGAGACATCTGGAGAGGAAGTTTAACACTGATGTCAGCGACAG GAAAAGTTTCATCTTCTCAGAAGTTATCAAATCCCGAACTTCCATTATTGAGAAGACTGTTCCCTCCTTCCAGGTGGTctacaagaaacacacactgacactggACGACTTGTCCACACTGGCCAATCAGAACTGGCTCAACGACCAG GTCATGAACATGTATGGAGAATTAATTCTGGAATCGGCCGATCACAAG GTCCATTTTCTCAACAGTTTCTTCCACAGGCAGCTCATGACTAAAGGATACGAGGGTGTGAAGAGATGGACAAAGCAG GTGGATTTGTTTTCTAAGAGTTTGCTTTTGGTGCCCATCCACCTGGAGGTTCACTGGTGTCTGGTGACAgctgacattaaaaaaaagaagatctgcCTTTACGACTCTCAAGGACACGCACTCCAGAAGGTTGCACGG AACATCCTGAAATACTTGATGACCGAAGcaaaggagaagaagcaggCAGATTTTGAAAGCGGTTGGGCAGTGTCATACAATGAG ATAACCCCACAGCAGACCAATGAAAACGACTGTGGAGTTTTTGTCTTGGAG TATTGTAGATGCCTTGCTCTGACAAAACCACTGCAGTTTTCACAGAGGCACATACCAAAGATACGTAAGAGGATTTACAAAGAGCTCTGTGACT CTTCTCGTGAGCAGAAGCTCTTCAACAGCCTTCCAGCACTGAGTGCCACGGCTGACCCTCTGATAGTGTCTTAA
- the LOC117747072 gene encoding sentrin-specific protease 5-like isoform X2, which translates to MHRLRSHGGNAKYLKKINEFLSAVKGVSHHSRRAKRRMCCKLQLWMWRKRREKCRCGIFRSKIRACGISSGTCHSVKTQSQENKSIVPMHHTPDLENSPLGCDTGESDTLRGQNSLLKLSDSVSLSETLIASTSLHHLVMDTNVSAGNLSKIVPTAMVPSQKTETSVQLSKITEPLKRSHTVKPPLSTDSDACVLPAHFKEPRTMIPVQKLEVDGPSGQFTPVTPGQDQATNRGTDERIISKNTSQTDVSLLRKEIHEFLEDFYRMYGCFIPLQRRDVLRHLERKFNTDVSDRKSFIFSEVIKSRTSIIEKTVPSFQVVYKKHTLTLDDLSTLANQNWLNDQVMNMYGELILESADHKVHFLNSFFHRQLMTKGYEGVKRWTKQVDLFSKSLLLVPIHLEVHWCLVTADIKKKKICLYDSQGHALQKVARVLRAAMVDLKK; encoded by the exons ATGCACCGACTACGGAGCCACGGGGGCAACGCAAAGTAcctcaagaaaataaatgaattcctATCTGCAGTCAAGGGAGTTTCTCATCACTCCAGACGAGCCAAGAGACGCATGTGTTGTAAATTACAGCTTTGGatgtggagaaagaggagggagaaatgTCGTTGTGGGATATTCAGATCAAAGATAAGAGCTTGTGGGATCAGCTCTGGGACCTGCCACAGTGTAAAGACACAATCACAGGAAAATAAAAGCATAGTCCCAATGCACCACACACCAGACCTAGAAAATTCACCTCTCGGATGCGATACAGGAGAGTCAGACACTCTCAGAGGGCAGAATTCCCTACTGAAGCTTAGTGactctgtcagtctgtcagaaACATTGATTGCTTCCACTTCCTTGCACCATCTGGTTATGGACACAAATGTTTCTGCGGGTAATTTAAGTAAAATCGTGCCCACAGCTATGGTGCCATCTCAGAAAACTGAAACTTCTGTACAACTCAGTAAAATTACAGAGCCTTTAAAACGTTCTCACACTGTCAAACCCCCGTTGAGTACAGACAGCGATGCATGTGTGTTACctgcacattttaaagaacCAAGGACAATGATACCGGTTCAAAAGCTCGAGGTTGACGGCCCATCAGGACAATTCACTCCTGTCACTCCAGGTCAGGACCAGGCTACAAACAGAGGCACTGATGAGAGAATCATCAGTAAAAATACTTCTCAAACTGATGTCAGCCTACTGAGAAAAGAAATccatg AATTTCTTGAAGACTTCTACAGGATGTATGGATGTTTCATCCCGTTACAAAGGAGAGACGTGTTGAGACATCTGGAGAGGAAGTTTAACACTGATGTCAGCGACAG GAAAAGTTTCATCTTCTCAGAAGTTATCAAATCCCGAACTTCCATTATTGAGAAGACTGTTCCCTCCTTCCAGGTGGTctacaagaaacacacactgacactggACGACTTGTCCACACTGGCCAATCAGAACTGGCTCAACGACCAG GTCATGAACATGTATGGAGAATTAATTCTGGAATCGGCCGATCACAAG GTCCATTTTCTCAACAGTTTCTTCCACAGGCAGCTCATGACTAAAGGATACGAGGGTGTGAAGAGATGGACAAAGCAG GTGGATTTGTTTTCTAAGAGTTTGCTTTTGGTGCCCATCCACCTGGAGGTTCACTGGTGTCTGGTGACAgctgacattaaaaaaaagaagatctgcCTTTACGACTCTCAAGGACACGCACTCCAGAAGGTTGCACGG GTCTTACGGGCCGCCATGGTGGACTTAAAGAAGTAG
- the ahsg2 gene encoding alpha-2-HS-glycoprotein 2 — protein MHFLGITLILGLLAGVWTQINVVRPQCDSPEAEEAALVAQDFLNAQHTHVYKYALNQIEDIKIYTKPDGDNTYVLEVELLETDCHVLDPTPLANCTVRPKILTAIEGECDVVLKKVGGALTVTAFKCKTDESTEDLCLGCATLLPLNDTRALNFVYASLATLNNITLDTEYAIMEIGRMSSQVLSGGPIYFAEYVVVDATAARGICTAKGLSTDHTVDCKMFSTLMPVVDANSTVIDANSTVIDANSTVIDANSTVIDANSTVADANSGIADANSTVIDAKSAVADANSTVADANSTIADANITAAPAMPSVVHVHTGSPSPKHGLRHHKLTALHDPELSGFLSAESAESAEVVPEAPAVVGVAAPAATLAAADPAAAAGAVSDSSASAEVTLVVMKKDVPVTPATSVVETRTTQTDPIALVPVCPGRVRFF, from the exons ATGCATTTCCTGGGCATCACTTTGATTTTGGGACTGCTGGCTGGGGTATGGACTCAGATCAATGTGGTACGACCGCAGTGCGACTCCCCTGAAGCAGAGGAGGCTGCTCTTGTGGCTCAGGATTTCCTCAACGCCCAGCACACTCATGTCTACAAGTATGCACTGAACCAGATTGAAGACATCAAGATCTATACTAAG CCTGATGGAGACAACACGTATGTGCTGGAAGTTGAACTGCTGGAGACCGACTGCCATGTCTTGGATCCCACACCTCTTGCCAACTGCACAGTCAGGCCAAAAATATTGACG GCAATAGAAGGAGAATGTGATGTGGTGCTGAAGAAGGTCGGTGGAGCTCTGACTGTCACAGCTTTCAAGTGTAAAACCGACG AATCAACAGAGGACCTGTGCTTGGGCTGTGCTACCCTCCTTCCCCTAAATGACACCAGAGCACTGAACTTTGTCTATGCATCTTTGGCAACCTTGAATAACATCACTCTGGACACAGAGTACGCCATTATGGAGATTGGAAGAATGTCGTCACAG GTTCTGTCTGGCGGGCCAATCTATTTTGCAGAATATGTTGTAGTTGACGCCACGGCT GCACGTGGTATTTGCACTGCCAAAGGTTTGAGCACCGATCACACAGTGGACTGCAAGATGTTTTCAACTCTG ATGCCTGTTGTAGACGCCAACAGCACCGTAATCGATGCCAACAGCACCGTAATCGATGCCAACAGCACCGTAATCGATGCCAACAGCACCGTAATCGATGCCAACAGCACCGTAGCAGACGCCAACAGCGGAATAGCAGACGCCAACAGCACCGTAATCGATGCCAAAAGCGCCGTAGCAGACGCCAACAGCACCGTAGCAGACGCCAACAGCACCATAGCAGATGCCAACATCACTGCAGCTCCTGCCATGCCATCAGTGGTCCATGTACACACAGGCAGTCCGTCACCCAAGCATGGTCTGAGGCACCACAAACTAACAGCTCTTCATGACCCTGAGCTAAGCGGCTTTCTGTCTGCAGAATCAGCAGAGTCAGCTGAAGTGGTACCTGAAGCCCCCGCAGTGGTTGGAGTTGCCGCTCCAGCTGCCACTCTGGCTGCAGCCGATCCAGCTGCAGCTGCCGGAGCAGTCTCAGATTCCTCAGCCAGTGCCGAAGTCACTTTAGTTGTGATGAAAAAAGATGTACCTGTTACACCCGCAACTTCAGTGGTTGAGACCCGTACGACTCAAACGGACCCCATTGCTCTTGTGCCAGTGTGCCCAGGAAGGGTCAGGTTCTTTTGA